A single genomic interval of Devosia oryziradicis harbors:
- a CDS encoding NADH:ubiquinone oxidoreductase subunit NDUFA12, which yields MKSFLTEIFSWWSGNTWGTRLWIRRFGTYVGSDEFGNRYYQDRKADRRYVTYAGLADASAIPPGWYGWMHYRTDVVPSKSNYVPRAWEKPHHPNLTGTAAAYRPDGSLLNKGERPRVTGDYDAWSPE from the coding sequence ATCAAGAGCTTCCTCACTGAAATCTTCTCCTGGTGGAGCGGCAATACGTGGGGCACACGGCTGTGGATCCGGCGTTTCGGCACCTATGTCGGCAGCGATGAATTCGGCAACCGGTATTACCAGGATCGCAAGGCCGACCGGCGCTATGTGACCTATGCCGGCCTGGCCGACGCCTCGGCCATTCCGCCCGGCTGGTATGGCTGGATGCACTATCGCACCGATGTCGTGCCATCCAAGAGCAACTACGTCCCCCGCGCCTGGGAAAAGCCGCACCACCCCAACCTGACGGGCACTGCCGCGGCCTACCGTCCCGATGGCAGCCTGCTCAACAAAGGCGAGCGCCCGCGCGTCACCGGCGACTACGACGCCTGGTCGCCTGAATAA
- a CDS encoding DJ-1/PfpI family protein — protein sequence MKPITIVIAEGYSDWEIAPLAGVGRAFYGADIRFASPHGGSVTSVAGLTMADTDRFEPPNDGVVVVCGGPAFEGDNPPDLSERLRQAKAAGCVIAGICGGTVALARAGLLDQVRHTSNGPGYLDQFASAYKGAGHYVDQPMALRDGYIITAAAPMPASFAMEVLAAAGLDRAKAGEIPAMLSGEHQAA from the coding sequence ATGAAGCCAATCACCATAGTTATCGCCGAGGGCTATTCGGACTGGGAGATTGCGCCCCTGGCCGGCGTGGGCCGGGCCTTCTACGGCGCCGATATCCGCTTTGCGTCACCGCACGGCGGGTCAGTCACCTCGGTCGCGGGCCTGACCATGGCCGACACCGACCGGTTTGAACCGCCGAACGACGGCGTGGTCGTGGTTTGCGGTGGCCCAGCTTTCGAAGGTGACAACCCGCCCGACTTGAGCGAGCGCCTGCGCCAGGCCAAGGCGGCAGGCTGCGTGATCGCCGGCATCTGTGGCGGAACGGTTGCCTTGGCGCGTGCCGGACTTCTGGACCAGGTGCGTCATACCTCCAACGGGCCGGGCTACCTCGACCAGTTCGCCAGCGCTTACAAGGGCGCCGGGCATTATGTGGATCAACCCATGGCCCTGCGGGATGGCTATATCATCACCGCCGCCGCACCGATGCCGGCCAGCTTTGCCATGGAGGTACTGGCGGCGGCTGGACTCGACCGGGCCAAGGCGGGCGAAATACCGGCCATGCTCAGCGGGGAACACCAGGCGGCGTGA
- a CDS encoding APH(3') family aminoglycoside O-phosphotransferase, translating into MSTSFTAGPALPARLASLLGEDRQEITLGRSGALVWRFAGKEDSEALFLKADAVDPLSELPGEAERLRWLATTTVAGPRLRASFAESGYNWLLMTALPGTDLTHLVERPEQLRNVLATGLRALHALDPSSCPFDRRLDAKLASGAANLFAGRVDETDFDESRLGWTGHQVLDWLHAHRPAGEDLVVAHGDASLPNVMAQDDAFAGVVDCGRLGVADRWQDLAIACRSLIYNCGREHVAPFLDAYGAEWDEERYRYYCTLDELF; encoded by the coding sequence ATGTCCACTTCTTTCACCGCTGGCCCTGCCCTGCCCGCACGGTTGGCGTCGCTGCTGGGTGAAGATCGGCAGGAGATCACCCTGGGTCGTTCCGGCGCGCTCGTCTGGCGGTTTGCCGGCAAGGAGGATAGCGAGGCGCTTTTCCTCAAGGCCGATGCGGTCGATCCGCTGAGCGAACTGCCAGGAGAGGCGGAGCGTCTCCGTTGGCTGGCCACGACCACTGTGGCGGGACCCCGGTTGCGCGCCAGTTTTGCCGAGAGCGGATACAACTGGCTGCTGATGACCGCCCTGCCCGGCACCGACCTGACTCACCTGGTCGAGCGGCCAGAGCAATTGCGTAACGTGCTGGCTACGGGTTTGCGGGCGTTGCACGCACTCGATCCATCCAGCTGCCCCTTTGATCGGCGGCTTGATGCCAAGCTGGCCTCGGGCGCTGCCAATCTTTTTGCCGGACGCGTCGATGAAACCGATTTCGACGAGTCGCGCCTGGGCTGGACAGGCCACCAGGTGCTCGACTGGCTGCACGCCCACCGGCCGGCCGGCGAGGATCTCGTTGTCGCACACGGCGATGCCAGCCTGCCCAATGTCATGGCGCAGGATGACGCCTTTGCCGGTGTCGTCGATTGCGGCCGCCTGGGGGTTGCCGACCGCTGGCAGGACTTGGCCATCGCCTGTCGCAGCCTTATCTACAATTGCGGCCGGGAGCATGTGGCGCCCTTCCTCGACGCCTATGGCGCCGAGTGGGACGAGGAGCGCTACCGCTACTACTGCACGCTTGACGAGCTGTTCTGA
- a CDS encoding GNAT family N-acetyltransferase → MASRIAKLLGSLHRRGVTGTANALAWRVRLALKANRSVTAYRLTRDAFLPAPATRGGWRVEAAPERSAASDRSSPRTCYLLLIDGEVAGRGFSEIPEDGRWHIGETGTTESIPTGSMLLTGFTTNREFRRRGVYVALMSHILAEFFSQGGSEAFIGSLTLNTASRRAIEKLGFSAFGVHRAV, encoded by the coding sequence ATGGCTAGTCGTATTGCCAAGTTGCTTGGCTCGTTGCACCGCCGGGGGGTGACGGGAACTGCCAACGCACTAGCCTGGAGAGTTCGCCTAGCCTTAAAGGCGAACCGGTCGGTGACGGCCTATCGATTGACACGGGATGCCTTCCTGCCGGCACCAGCAACGCGAGGAGGCTGGCGGGTTGAAGCTGCTCCGGAACGGTCTGCTGCAAGTGACAGGTCATCACCGCGTACGTGTTACTTGCTGCTCATTGATGGTGAAGTGGCTGGGCGGGGATTTTCCGAGATTCCAGAAGACGGTCGCTGGCATATTGGCGAGACGGGGACGACGGAGAGCATTCCCACAGGCTCCATGCTCCTGACCGGGTTCACCACAAATCGGGAGTTCAGGCGGCGGGGCGTTTATGTCGCTCTCATGTCCCATATCCTGGCCGAGTTCTTTTCCCAGGGCGGGTCGGAAGCCTTTATTGGCTCTTTGACCCTCAACACAGCATCGCGGCGCGCCATCGAAAAATTGGGCTTCAGCGCGTTTGGCGTTCATCGTGCGGTGTAG
- a CDS encoding acyltransferase family protein, translated as MFLSVQYLRGVAALSIVVYHLHLQVDRLGYEGWWPSFLAAGVDLFFAISGFVMWKASGTKPGTPADFYTRRIIRIVPMYWLFTSVIVAIALAIPSVLQSTKFDVGHVVASYLFLPYTSPADGTITPLLNPGWTLNFEMFFYVLFGATLVLPISRRLAAISLAILGLVVLGVLLNPSMPILKVWTSSMLVEFLFGIGIAVASDHIRVSRTVCAAVLGLGMALLLWRLPLPLDGTIISPWRFVVLGVPAALILLGAVLWEANGGVPRLGFVQLMGDASYSLYLSHSLALSAIAQVWRKLPLTGALQWTTLSVAGLTASAAVGLLVYWWVEKPLTEYLNHKRRSSRARVPA; from the coding sequence GTGTTTTTGTCCGTGCAGTATCTGCGTGGTGTCGCCGCCCTCTCGATTGTCGTCTACCATCTTCATTTGCAAGTTGACCGGCTGGGTTATGAAGGCTGGTGGCCTAGCTTTCTTGCGGCCGGCGTGGATCTGTTTTTTGCCATCAGTGGCTTCGTGATGTGGAAGGCGTCTGGAACGAAGCCTGGGACCCCCGCCGACTTCTACACCCGCCGAATTATCCGCATCGTCCCGATGTACTGGCTCTTCACCAGCGTAATTGTGGCAATTGCTCTGGCTATTCCGTCCGTGTTGCAAAGTACAAAGTTTGATGTGGGCCATGTGGTCGCGTCATACTTGTTCCTTCCGTATACTAGCCCTGCCGATGGCACCATTACACCGCTGTTGAATCCGGGCTGGACGCTGAATTTCGAAATGTTCTTCTACGTCCTGTTTGGCGCAACGCTGGTACTCCCTATCAGCCGCAGGCTTGCTGCAATCTCGCTGGCGATATTGGGCTTGGTGGTACTGGGTGTTTTACTGAACCCCAGTATGCCGATCTTGAAAGTGTGGACGTCATCGATGCTGGTCGAATTCTTGTTTGGCATCGGGATCGCAGTGGCCTCGGATCATATCCGCGTATCACGGACGGTCTGTGCGGCAGTCTTGGGCCTAGGTATGGCTCTGTTGCTGTGGCGTCTCCCGCTGCCGCTGGACGGCACCATCATCAGTCCTTGGCGTTTCGTTGTGCTAGGTGTCCCCGCAGCGCTGATCCTGCTGGGTGCGGTGCTTTGGGAGGCGAATGGTGGCGTTCCTCGACTGGGCTTTGTCCAACTCATGGGAGACGCTTCTTACTCGCTCTATTTGTCCCATAGCCTTGCACTCTCAGCGATTGCACAGGTGTGGCGAAAATTGCCGCTGACTGGCGCCTTGCAGTGGACAACCCTGTCGGTTGCTGGCTTAACCGCTAGCGCTGCGGTGGGGCTCTTGGTCTACTGGTGGGTGGAAAAACCTCTGACCGAATACCTGAACCACAAACGCCGCAGCAGCCGCGCGCGCGTTCCCGCATAG
- a CDS encoding DUF4142 domain-containing protein, translating into MLIRALMLTTALMIAAPVFAQDNGSATAAPAAAASTTDPAQFATMASVSNLFELETSTMAKERATSEEVKAFADQMIADHTKAAQEMTAAAEEEGAAPATALDDRHQQIVDELEGLEGEAFDAAYIQAQAQAHDEAVALFEGYSTDGAEGPLKAFATKTLPTLKQHQEHVHALAGH; encoded by the coding sequence ATGTTAATTCGTGCCCTCATGCTGACGACCGCGCTTATGATCGCGGCTCCAGTCTTTGCCCAGGATAATGGCTCCGCAACTGCCGCACCGGCCGCGGCTGCCTCAACCACCGATCCCGCCCAGTTTGCCACCATGGCTTCGGTCAGCAACCTGTTTGAGCTCGAGACCAGCACAATGGCCAAGGAGCGGGCGACCAGCGAAGAGGTCAAGGCCTTTGCCGACCAGATGATTGCCGATCACACAAAGGCGGCGCAGGAAATGACCGCTGCGGCTGAGGAAGAGGGCGCCGCGCCAGCGACCGCGCTGGATGACCGTCACCAGCAGATCGTGGATGAACTGGAGGGTCTCGAGGGCGAAGCGTTCGATGCAGCCTATATCCAGGCGCAGGCCCAGGCGCATGACGAGGCCGTGGCCTTGTTCGAGGGCTATTCGACCGACGGTGCCGAGGGGCCGCTGAAGGCGTTTGCCACCAAGACCCTGCCGACGCTCAAGCAGCACCAGGAACATGTGCACGCGCTTGCCGGCCACTAA
- a CDS encoding DUF2155 domain-containing protein — protein sequence MLAPLLGLAMFALPATAQPIANPVATFAGLDKITGRITRFDVYIDETVLFGALEITPRACYNRPPTETQRVSAFLEVDQRSLTGVSKRIFTGWMFADSPALNAVDHAIYDVWLIECKTSTDVPPPDQR from the coding sequence ATGCTGGCTCCACTGCTGGGGCTGGCCATGTTTGCGCTGCCTGCCACCGCGCAGCCGATTGCCAATCCGGTTGCGACCTTTGCCGGCCTCGACAAGATCACCGGCCGCATTACCCGCTTCGACGTCTATATCGACGAGACGGTGCTCTTTGGGGCGCTCGAGATCACCCCGCGCGCCTGCTACAACCGCCCGCCGACCGAAACACAGCGCGTCTCTGCCTTCCTCGAGGTCGACCAGCGCAGCCTGACCGGGGTGTCCAAGCGGATCTTCACCGGCTGGATGTTTGCCGACAGCCCGGCGCTCAATGCGGTGGACCACGCCATCTACGACGTGTGGCTGATCGAGTGCAAAACCAGCACCG
- a CDS encoding TetR/AcrR family transcriptional regulator, with product MARPRSYDRGDVLDKAMSLFWRLGYEGAHLAALVEHTGLNRFSLYKEFGGKAGLYEAALERFLGYLLAQYRDILTRQPLGLDNIEAVLRALQYGSEYYGCFMINTLTQRDTVPDAAYGKALAASEEIEALYAGNLANALARGEIAAGSNVSGLGKMLQTLDQGLHIQGLAGATDAQKDRVISAIMAGLRTKT from the coding sequence ATGGCGCGACCCAGGAGCTATGATCGCGGCGATGTGCTGGACAAGGCGATGTCGCTGTTCTGGCGGCTAGGCTATGAGGGTGCCCATCTTGCAGCGCTGGTGGAGCACACAGGGCTCAACCGCTTCAGCCTCTACAAGGAATTCGGCGGCAAGGCCGGGCTCTACGAAGCCGCGTTGGAGCGGTTCTTGGGCTACCTGCTGGCCCAGTACCGCGATATCCTCACCCGCCAGCCGCTCGGGCTGGACAATATCGAAGCGGTGCTGCGCGCCCTCCAATATGGCAGCGAGTACTACGGCTGCTTCATGATCAACACCCTGACCCAGCGCGACACTGTTCCAGACGCTGCATACGGCAAGGCGCTCGCCGCCAGCGAGGAAATCGAAGCGCTCTATGCCGGGAACCTGGCCAACGCACTGGCAAGGGGCGAGATCGCGGCCGGCAGCAATGTGTCGGGCCTGGGCAAGATGCTGCAGACGCTGGACCAGGGCCTCCATATTCAGGGCCTGGCGGGCGCGACCGACGCCCAGAAGGATCGGGTGATCTCGGCCATCATGGCGGGGCTGCGGACTAAGACCTGA